One genomic window of Candidatus Latescibacterota bacterium includes the following:
- a CDS encoding nuclear transport factor 2 family protein, translating into MKITILASVLFLLASVPGIVLGQDAVSEILEMLDYQVVSWNSGSIDGYMSGYWKSDSLRFHSGKKILMGWSTVKSMYDEKYSGDQRGELRFSGLRVELLSGDSAFVCGHWHVALEAGDREGLFTLLIRRKIDGWKIVHDHSS; encoded by the coding sequence TTGAAGATCACGATCCTTGCATCTGTGTTGTTTCTTCTTGCCAGTGTTCCAGGGATCGTACTGGGACAGGACGCGGTCTCCGAGATCCTGGAGATGCTTGACTATCAGGTAGTGAGCTGGAACAGCGGTAGCATCGATGGGTATATGAGTGGCTATTGGAAAAGTGATTCATTACGTTTTCATTCCGGCAAAAAGATACTTATGGGCTGGAGTACCGTAAAATCGATGTATGATGAGAAGTATTCCGGCGATCAGAGGGGAGAGTTGAGGTTCTCCGGTCTGCGTGTAGAGTTGTTATCAGGTGATTCCGCGTTTGTCTGTGGGCATTGGCATGTAGCTCTTGAGGCCGGTGACAGGGAAGGCCTGTTTACTCTTTTGATCAGAAGGAAGATTGATGGATGGAAGATCGTACACGATCATTCTTCCTGA
- the purD gene encoding phosphoribosylamine--glycine ligase: MKVLIVGGGGREHTLVWKLAQSEKVDKIFAAPGNAGIAEMAECVDIAADDRKALLTFAIEKKIDLTVVGPEAPLVSGIVDLFNENDLRIFGFDSRGALLEGSKVWAKEFMRKYKIPTGNFAAFDDYCSAQNALDIASPPYVIKADGLAAGKGVIICETREEARKTIDSMMKEKAFGEAGTRIVIEEYLEGPELSILAIFDGKDYRLFVPSQDHKRAFENDKGPNTGGMGAYAPVPLLDHDLSEKIRIEIIEPTLNGIQTEEVTGAGVIYFGLMITGDGPKVLEYNCRFGDPETQVILPLFKGDLFEVLYEATNKNLESVDFENSEDACVCIVMASGGYPGSYEKGFPISGLEDADDQGSIVFHAGTANKGNDLVTNGGRVLGVTAVARSLHEALDKAYRGVDAIDFEGRFYRKDIGQKGLQS; this comes from the coding sequence ATGAAAGTCCTTATTGTCGGAGGGGGAGGAAGAGAGCATACACTTGTATGGAAGCTCGCACAATCCGAGAAAGTTGACAAGATATTCGCCGCTCCCGGTAACGCCGGAATCGCTGAGATGGCAGAATGTGTCGATATTGCTGCTGACGACAGGAAAGCCCTGCTTACCTTCGCGATCGAGAAAAAGATCGATCTTACTGTTGTCGGTCCTGAAGCGCCACTGGTGTCAGGGATCGTAGATCTTTTCAATGAGAACGACTTGAGGATATTCGGATTTGATTCGCGTGGAGCACTTCTGGAAGGAAGCAAGGTCTGGGCGAAGGAATTCATGAGAAAGTACAAGATTCCAACAGGAAATTTCGCAGCATTCGACGATTATTGCTCCGCTCAGAATGCGTTGGATATCGCTTCGCCTCCCTATGTGATCAAAGCTGATGGCCTTGCTGCAGGGAAAGGCGTGATCATTTGCGAGACGAGGGAAGAGGCCAGAAAAACTATTGATAGTATGATGAAAGAAAAAGCTTTTGGTGAAGCAGGAACCCGGATCGTGATCGAGGAATATCTCGAAGGGCCAGAATTATCTATTCTGGCGATTTTCGATGGAAAGGATTACCGACTTTTTGTCCCGTCACAGGATCACAAAAGGGCCTTCGAAAACGACAAGGGGCCGAATACAGGCGGAATGGGCGCCTATGCGCCGGTCCCCCTACTTGACCATGACCTGAGTGAGAAAATCAGGATTGAGATCATCGAGCCGACACTGAACGGGATTCAGACTGAAGAGGTCACTGGTGCGGGTGTTATTTATTTTGGTCTCATGATCACTGGCGATGGGCCAAAAGTGCTTGAGTACAATTGCAGATTCGGTGATCCGGAGACACAGGTAATACTTCCGCTCTTCAAGGGGGATTTGTTTGAAGTGCTCTATGAGGCTACTAACAAAAATCTTGAGAGTGTCGATTTCGAGAACAGCGAAGATGCCTGCGTCTGTATTGTGATGGCTTCCGGTGGATATCCAGGTTCATATGAAAAGGGATTTCCAATATCCGGGTTGGAGGATGCGGATGACCAGGGTTCCATAGTGTTTCACGCGGGGACCGCTAATAAAGGGAATGATCTGGTTACGAACGGAGGGAGGGTCCTTGGCGTAACAGCTGTTGCTCGATCACTCCATGAAGCGTTGGATAAAGCGTACAGGGGGGTCGATGCAATCGATTTCGAGGGCCGTTTCTATAGAAAGGATATCGGGCAGAAGGGTCTTCAGTCTTGA
- a CDS encoding alkaline phosphatase, producing MDGRSYTIILPEEMDQMKESMQESNRSLKVRFMIAVMLLMTLVILPHGEAQSGEREKPENIILFIGDGMGISHITAARTILGSLNIERMKVVGLQSTIPFGGYITDSAASGTAIATGEKTYNGAISVDSEGSPLKTVMEYAEDEGWSTGLVVTCAITHATPAVFISHVKSRSLYEDIAWQIADSGVDLIFGGGLAWFLPSSDPESKRTDEYDPLNILAARMNVVVSSEEILQLPDSGSVAAFISLEHPECLPVRDISLSEMTRKAINILSADGRNFFLMVEGSQIDWAAHDHDFSSMMLEMKDFDEAVGVALDYSRADGETLVIVTADHETGGFAVHDGSVADSTVTEWGWTTGSHTASMVPLFADGPLAEDFSGIYENTRIGKLLIGLVRSDKSAHE from the coding sequence ATGGATGGAAGATCGTACACGATCATTCTTCCTGAGGAGATGGATCAGATGAAAGAATCTATGCAGGAATCAAATAGATCTTTAAAGGTGCGCTTTATGATAGCAGTTATGTTGCTGATGACCCTGGTAATTCTGCCACACGGTGAAGCGCAATCTGGCGAACGGGAGAAACCTGAGAACATAATACTATTCATAGGTGATGGTATGGGCATTTCCCATATAACAGCCGCAAGGACCATCCTTGGATCGTTGAACATCGAGCGGATGAAAGTCGTCGGTCTGCAGTCGACCATTCCATTTGGAGGCTATATCACTGATTCTGCTGCCTCTGGTACGGCTATAGCCACGGGAGAAAAGACTTATAACGGTGCGATCTCTGTGGATAGTGAAGGCAGTCCTCTGAAGACGGTCATGGAGTATGCTGAGGATGAGGGATGGTCGACGGGGCTTGTCGTTACTTGCGCGATCACGCACGCTACTCCGGCGGTATTCATTTCACATGTCAAATCGAGGAGTTTGTATGAGGATATAGCATGGCAGATTGCGGATAGTGGAGTGGATCTGATCTTTGGTGGCGGGTTGGCCTGGTTTCTTCCATCAAGCGATCCTGAAAGCAAACGAACCGATGAATATGATCCGTTGAATATTCTGGCAGCGAGGATGAATGTAGTTGTATCATCTGAGGAAATCCTGCAATTGCCCGATTCAGGGTCAGTTGCCGCATTCATTTCTCTGGAACACCCAGAGTGTCTCCCAGTGCGGGATATATCACTTTCCGAGATGACAAGGAAAGCTATTAATATCCTTTCCGCCGACGGGAGAAATTTCTTTTTGATGGTCGAAGGCTCTCAGATCGACTGGGCTGCACATGATCATGATTTTAGCAGTATGATGCTTGAGATGAAGGATTTTGATGAAGCAGTCGGAGTTGCTCTGGATTATTCCAGGGCAGATGGAGAAACGCTTGTAATAGTAACGGCCGACCATGAGACCGGTGGTTTTGCGGTTCACGACGGGAGTGTCGCTGACAGCACTGTTACCGAATGGGGTTGGACTACTGGAAGTCATACTGCATCGATG
- a CDS encoding threonylcarbamoyl-AMP synthase: METVLRGYYTLKRIENIVSMIESGEVGVLPTDTIYGLHCDALDIDAVKKIIRIKGRNKKAGLILLMSNIEMVDRYISNWPGDSKRVLSHIWPARLTALLPATDKILPVLRPGMTIAVRIPADDELRSIISAVGSPLVSTSVNRSGMPPMKRIADIHRTFPGLGCYISARGRSRTEPSTIVDFRGAQATLVRSGAFHFSGEEGRIN, encoded by the coding sequence ATGGAAACAGTCCTGAGAGGGTATTACACACTCAAGAGAATCGAAAACATCGTATCGATGATCGAGTCAGGAGAGGTGGGTGTGCTTCCTACTGATACCATTTATGGGTTGCATTGCGATGCCCTTGACATAGATGCTGTGAAGAAGATAATCAGGATCAAGGGCAGGAATAAAAAAGCCGGATTGATTCTTCTGATGTCGAATATCGAGATGGTCGACAGATATATCTCGAACTGGCCCGGCGATTCGAAAAGAGTGTTGAGCCACATCTGGCCGGCAAGATTGACGGCACTACTCCCCGCAACGGACAAGATACTACCTGTGCTCAGACCCGGTATGACCATCGCCGTCAGGATACCTGCTGACGATGAATTGCGTAGTATAATATCGGCTGTCGGTTCTCCCCTTGTCTCTACGAGTGTGAACAGGAGTGGAATGCCTCCAATGAAGAGGATAGCTGATATCCATAGGACTTTTCCCGGGCTTGGTTGCTATATTTCCGCGAGGGGCAGATCAAGGACTGAACCCTCGACAATTGTGGATTTCAGAGGGGCTCAAGCTACGCTCGTCCGTTCAGGCGCTTTCCACTTCAGTGGAGAGGAAGGGAGAATAAATTGA
- a CDS encoding efflux RND transporter permease subunit yields MKIIEISISRRVTIAMFTIAVILFGFVSFLRLKINLLPELTYPTLTVRTEYPGAAPAEIENLISKPVEEALGVVKSVIRVSSISRSGQSDVILEFEWGTDMDFAGLDVREKLDALELPLDVQRPSILRFDPSLDPILRFGFSKKPDSVEPIEEKSAEQTARKESFNEEELKFLRRFAEEEIKMELEAALGVAAVKVSGGLEDEIQILVDQARLAQLDLPIEQLARQIGSENVNLSGGRLEEGTQQYLVRTLNQFQSIEEIQDIIISTKDGKPTYLRDVAIVKHGYKEREAITRLDKVEAVEIALYKEGDANTVAVAKAVERKLARVRDILPEDYELVSVYDQSTFITQAVNEVIQAAIIGGLLAVIILYFFLQSFWATVIISMSIPVSVIATFNLMYGSNLTLNIMSLGGIALGVGMLLDNSIVVLENIARHREKGKSVLDAAKDGASEVGMAVTASTLTTVAVFLPLVFVKGISGQLFRDQALTVTFSLLASLVVALTLIPMLASLQGRKAEIIPETQRKEPRTRFGRFFRKIFIFIFFTVPASILKAGRKVIGWFASLIMFVLRPLLKIFQSSYNSLEDKYYGFLDWSLSHKGRIIFIALIMFGLSLMLIPSLGVELIPQLSQGEFSVEFRLPPGTPLEVTAAKLAGVQSVASDIDGGRTTFSVSGSGNRMDANPEQGGENWGELSVVLDQNTKKADEDRVMNRLRKDLRRIPDLQYKFSRPTLFTFRTPVEIEISGYELRHLNRISKEIVSGLDSSPRFADVKSTIQSGHPEIQIKFNRERAASLGFAVYQIADRVVSKIRGDVATRYSWRDRRIDVLVRARETDRNSIDKIRKLVINPESEKPVTLEAVADVIIDTGPGEIRRIDQERVAIVTANLNYGDLGTAAEEINTIINRIPMPAGFNASLSGQNREMTTSFKSLQFALVLAIFLVYLVMASQFESFLHPFVILFTIPLALIGAVFGLWITSSTISVVVFIGLILLAGIVVNNAIVLIDLINKLREQGMEKLEAIKQGGRTRLRPILMTTLTTTLGLLPLAMGLGKGAEVRAPMAITVIGGLTVSTALTLIVIPVVYSIFDRKK; encoded by the coding sequence ATGAAAATCATTGAAATCTCTATCAGTAGACGCGTGACTATAGCTATGTTTACGATCGCCGTAATATTGTTCGGCTTCGTTTCTTTTCTCAGGTTAAAAATAAATCTTCTTCCGGAATTGACCTATCCGACCCTTACGGTAAGAACTGAATATCCGGGTGCCGCTCCTGCCGAGATCGAGAACCTTATCTCAAAACCGGTCGAAGAGGCTCTCGGTGTAGTAAAAAGCGTTATCAGAGTGAGTTCTATCTCCAGATCTGGACAATCCGATGTCATCCTGGAATTTGAATGGGGTACAGACATGGATTTCGCCGGACTCGATGTCCGGGAAAAACTCGATGCGCTTGAATTACCTCTGGATGTTCAAAGACCAAGCATCCTGCGTTTTGATCCCTCTCTGGACCCCATCCTGAGATTCGGTTTCAGTAAAAAACCGGATTCCGTTGAACCGATTGAAGAAAAAAGCGCAGAACAGACAGCCAGGAAAGAGTCATTCAACGAGGAAGAACTCAAGTTCCTGCGCCGATTCGCGGAAGAGGAGATCAAGATGGAACTGGAGGCGGCACTGGGAGTAGCCGCAGTAAAGGTCAGCGGTGGCCTTGAAGACGAGATTCAGATCCTGGTCGACCAGGCTCGCCTCGCCCAGCTGGACCTTCCGATCGAACAACTGGCCAGACAGATAGGTTCTGAAAACGTAAACCTGTCAGGAGGGCGCCTTGAGGAAGGGACTCAGCAATACCTCGTCCGTACACTCAACCAGTTTCAGTCCATCGAGGAGATTCAGGATATCATAATATCCACCAAGGATGGGAAACCTACATACCTTCGTGATGTTGCTATTGTAAAACATGGATATAAAGAACGTGAAGCGATCACCAGACTGGACAAAGTCGAAGCAGTGGAGATCGCGCTCTACAAGGAAGGTGACGCCAATACTGTAGCTGTCGCCAAAGCTGTGGAACGGAAACTTGCGAGGGTCCGTGATATTCTTCCCGAAGATTATGAACTTGTCAGCGTGTATGACCAGTCCACGTTTATCACACAGGCTGTTAACGAGGTTATCCAGGCGGCCATCATCGGGGGCCTTCTAGCAGTTATCATATTGTATTTTTTCCTTCAGAGTTTCTGGGCGACCGTAATCATATCGATGTCCATACCCGTCTCGGTGATAGCCACTTTCAACCTGATGTACGGCTCCAATCTAACGTTGAATATAATGTCCCTCGGCGGTATCGCCCTGGGAGTAGGAATGCTTCTTGACAACTCTATCGTTGTCCTCGAAAACATAGCCCGCCACAGGGAAAAGGGGAAGTCGGTCCTTGATGCTGCAAAAGACGGTGCCAGCGAAGTCGGTATGGCGGTCACGGCATCTACTCTTACTACTGTCGCTGTATTCCTCCCCCTCGTTTTCGTTAAGGGGATTTCAGGCCAACTCTTCCGCGACCAGGCATTGACCGTGACTTTCTCTCTGCTCGCTTCTCTCGTCGTCGCGCTTACGCTGATACCCATGCTGGCGTCACTTCAAGGGAGAAAAGCTGAGATCATCCCGGAGACTCAGCGGAAAGAACCCAGGACTCGTTTCGGAAGATTCTTCAGAAAGATCTTTATCTTCATTTTCTTCACTGTTCCAGCATCGATTTTAAAGGCAGGCAGAAAGGTGATCGGCTGGTTCGCCAGCCTTATAATGTTTGTTCTTCGTCCTCTTCTGAAAATCTTTCAGAGTTCCTACAACTCACTCGAAGACAAATATTACGGATTCCTTGATTGGTCACTTTCACACAAAGGCCGGATTATCTTCATCGCGCTGATCATGTTCGGACTTTCATTGATGCTGATTCCCTCTCTTGGCGTCGAACTCATCCCACAGCTTTCACAGGGAGAATTCAGCGTCGAATTCAGGCTTCCTCCAGGTACTCCTCTGGAAGTGACAGCGGCAAAACTGGCTGGAGTACAGAGCGTAGCTTCAGACATCGATGGTGGCAGGACCACTTTTTCAGTGTCTGGCTCAGGTAACCGCATGGATGCCAACCCTGAGCAGGGTGGAGAGAACTGGGGAGAATTGAGTGTGGTTCTTGATCAAAACACCAAAAAGGCAGATGAAGACAGGGTCATGAACCGCCTGCGTAAAGATCTTAGGAGAATTCCGGACCTCCAGTACAAATTTTCCCGTCCTACTCTTTTCACCTTCAGGACCCCGGTGGAAATAGAAATATCCGGGTACGAGCTGCGTCACCTTAACCGTATCAGCAAAGAGATTGTCTCTGGTCTGGATTCGTCCCCCCGATTTGCCGATGTCAAATCGACTATACAGAGCGGACATCCGGAGATTCAGATCAAATTTAACAGAGAACGTGCGGCATCCCTCGGGTTTGCGGTCTATCAGATCGCCGATCGTGTTGTAAGCAAGATCAGAGGAGATGTCGCTACAAGGTATTCCTGGCGGGATCGACGAATCGATGTGCTTGTCCGTGCCAGAGAGACTGACAGGAATTCGATCGACAAGATTCGAAAACTGGTCATCAATCCCGAAAGCGAAAAACCTGTGACTCTTGAAGCTGTCGCTGATGTGATCATCGATACCGGACCTGGAGAAATCCGGAGAATAGACCAGGAACGTGTAGCCATCGTTACGGCGAACCTCAACTACGGAGACCTTGGAACGGCGGCAGAAGAGATCAACACCATCATCAACCGCATTCCGATGCCTGCCGGGTTCAACGCCAGTCTTTCCGGACAAAACAGGGAGATGACCACATCATTCAAATCCCTGCAGTTCGCTCTTGTTCTTGCGATATTTCTTGTCTATCTGGTCATGGCATCCCAGTTCGAATCATTCCTTCACCCATTCGTGATACTTTTCACTATACCCCTGGCACTTATTGGCGCGGTATTCGGGCTATGGATCACGTCATCGACTATCAGCGTCGTCGTATTCATCGGCCTGATACTTCTCGCTGGCATCGTGGTCAATAATGCAATCGTTCTTATAGACCTCATAAATAAATTAAGAGAACAGGGAATGGAAAAACTCGAGGCAATAAAGCAAGGCGGACGGACCAGGTTGAGACCGATCCTTATGACGACACTTACGACCACACTGGGACTTCTTCCGCTTGCGATGGGTCTTGGAAAAGGAGCCGAGGTAAGAGCCCCGATGGCGATCACCGTCATAGGTGGTTTGACGGTCTCGACAGCTCTCACGTTGATAGTGATCCCTGTAGTATATTCGATATTCGACAGAAAAAAGTGA
- the purE gene encoding 5-(carboxyamino)imidazole ribonucleotide mutase, with protein sequence MGSESDRKIMEACMQQLEKLGVKGELKVSSAHRMPDATKEYILEAEKRGARVFIAGAGMAAALPGFVASVTTLPVIGVPIPSGLPDGMDALLAIVQMPPGIPVATVAIGKAGAKNAAILAAEILAINDESIKQAIGRLRDSWKQS encoded by the coding sequence ATGGGGAGTGAGTCTGACAGGAAGATCATGGAAGCCTGTATGCAGCAGTTGGAAAAACTCGGAGTGAAGGGTGAACTGAAAGTATCATCAGCGCACAGGATGCCGGATGCCACTAAAGAGTATATTCTGGAAGCGGAAAAAAGAGGAGCACGGGTCTTCATAGCAGGGGCAGGGATGGCTGCTGCTTTACCTGGATTTGTCGCTTCCGTCACTACGCTTCCCGTGATCGGTGTGCCGATTCCCAGTGGATTGCCGGACGGGATGGACGCACTTCTCGCCATAGTCCAGATGCCTCCGGGAATACCTGTCGCAACGGTGGCAATCGGCAAGGCGGGAGCGAAGAATGCCGCGATTCTCGCGGCGGAGATCCTCGCAATAAATGACGAATCCATCAAGCAGGCCATAGGAAGACTTCGCGATTCATGGAAACAGTCCTGA
- a CDS encoding efflux RND transporter periplasmic adaptor subunit: protein MNRFIGLLIILMALGIMSITGSCGGNSHSEPAKEEDKLVVPVEVDMVSIGDIAAYFTGTATIEAEEETEVVAKVSGTVEKIMVEEGEFVKVGQILAKLDDEMISVQLKQADANLRKMESNFKRNKDLHKKNLISTEIFQQAKYEYEQQKALYDMAKLNLDYTEIRTPISGIVSIRLIKKGNMILQNQPTFKVSGFDPLIAVLHVPERQLAKLRTGLLARLSVDAIENKEIDGHIERISPIVDPATGTVKVTVETSDSLGRLRPGMFARIKIIYDVHTNALKIPKDAIISEDRESAVYVVQDSVAYRRNISLGYINTTHVEVLEGLAHEDVIVTTGKGSLRDSTRVEIVKQ from the coding sequence ATGAACAGGTTTATCGGTCTCTTAATTATCCTCATGGCCCTTGGTATCATGTCGATCACAGGAAGCTGCGGTGGAAACAGCCATTCAGAACCCGCGAAGGAAGAAGACAAGCTGGTTGTGCCGGTAGAGGTCGATATGGTCAGCATCGGAGATATTGCCGCTTACTTCACAGGAACAGCTACGATCGAGGCGGAAGAAGAGACCGAAGTCGTGGCAAAAGTCAGCGGAACCGTTGAAAAGATCATGGTCGAGGAGGGTGAATTTGTAAAAGTCGGTCAGATACTGGCCAAACTCGACGATGAAATGATCTCAGTCCAGCTGAAACAGGCCGATGCGAACCTGAGGAAAATGGAAAGTAATTTCAAACGGAACAAAGACCTTCACAAGAAGAACCTTATCAGTACTGAGATCTTCCAACAGGCAAAATATGAATATGAACAACAGAAAGCATTATACGACATGGCAAAGCTCAACCTCGACTATACCGAGATCAGGACTCCGATCAGCGGTATCGTATCGATCCGGTTGATCAAAAAAGGAAATATGATCCTGCAGAACCAGCCCACATTTAAAGTTTCGGGCTTTGATCCTCTTATCGCGGTACTCCACGTTCCCGAGAGACAATTGGCGAAACTGAGGACCGGACTTCTTGCAAGACTGAGTGTTGATGCCATTGAAAACAAGGAGATCGACGGACATATCGAAAGGATAAGTCCGATCGTCGACCCCGCGACCGGAACAGTAAAAGTGACGGTAGAGACCAGCGATTCTCTGGGAAGGCTGAGACCCGGTATGTTCGCCCGAATCAAGATCATATACGATGTCCATACCAATGCTCTGAAAATCCCGAAAGACGCTATTATCTCTGAAGATCGGGAATCAGCGGTCTACGTAGTCCAGGATAGCGTCGCCTATCGGCGCAACATATCGCTGGGATATATTAACACTACTCATGTAGAGGTTCTCGAGGGGCTCGCGCATGAAGACGTGATCGTCACCACCGGCAAGGGTAGCCTTAGGGATAGCACGAGAGTCGAAATCGTAAAACAATAA